One Sodalinema gerasimenkoae IPPAS B-353 DNA segment encodes these proteins:
- a CDS encoding DNA cytosine methyltransferase: MSLSVHPLESVQQLNLFELEPVQLGPVAACRPGKKFTFIDLFAGIGGFRIALERLGGECLGYSEIDTEAIAVYQKNFIAPVSGSERNLGDVQTIGKLPKSVDLIVGGVPCQPWSIAGKIKGFEDDRGKLWFDVIRVIELNQPKAFILENVKGLMEPRHRQSLESIVSELSQLGYYVTFQVLNSYDFGLPQDRDRIFIVGIQNTIQTYSDFRFPEPLAEKPRLYDCIEGVERRVIKKQKFPPEQLFGDRIPASRGRFQKIDELNDFFLFSDVRDGHTTIHSWDLTETSEREKEICVTLLRNRRKKKYGPKDGNPLSFEHLQQLIPGLELEELEKLVDKKILRQVQPNKYEFVNSKISAGINGIAKIILPHADAIGTLTATGMRDYIATCSLECQDPKEYKQEFIEKIYKPRKFKPISARDYARLQGFPDDFQMARREAIARKQFGNAVSVPVVYHLGRSLLDVLLKNQS; encoded by the coding sequence ATGTCGTTGAGCGTTCACCCCCTAGAGTCCGTGCAACAGCTTAATCTGTTTGAATTAGAGCCAGTCCAGTTAGGGCCAGTTGCAGCCTGTCGGCCAGGGAAGAAATTTACCTTTATTGATTTATTTGCGGGAATTGGCGGCTTTAGAATTGCCTTAGAACGGTTGGGAGGTGAATGTTTGGGTTATTCAGAAATTGATACCGAGGCGATCGCCGTTTACCAGAAAAACTTTATTGCGCCTGTTTCCGGTTCTGAACGCAATTTAGGGGATGTACAAACTATCGGTAAATTGCCCAAGTCTGTTGATTTGATTGTAGGTGGGGTTCCCTGTCAACCTTGGTCTATTGCTGGAAAAATCAAGGGATTTGAAGACGATCGCGGGAAACTTTGGTTTGATGTGATTCGTGTTATTGAACTTAATCAACCGAAAGCCTTTATCCTTGAAAACGTTAAAGGTCTCATGGAACCGCGCCACCGGCAGAGTTTAGAGTCGATTGTCAGCGAACTGAGTCAATTGGGCTATTACGTTACCTTTCAGGTCTTAAATTCCTATGATTTTGGTTTACCTCAAGACCGCGATCGCATTTTTATTGTCGGGATTCAGAACACGATTCAGACCTATTCTGATTTTAGATTTCCCGAACCCTTGGCTGAGAAACCACGACTCTATGACTGTATTGAAGGAGTCGAACGTCGTGTTATCAAAAAACAGAAGTTTCCGCCAGAGCAGTTATTTGGCGATCGCATTCCCGCCTCCCGAGGACGGTTTCAAAAAATTGATGAACTGAATGACTTTTTCCTGTTTTCAGATGTCCGAGATGGCCATACGACCATTCACTCTTGGGATTTAACTGAAACCAGTGAGCGAGAAAAAGAGATTTGTGTTACACTGCTACGCAATCGACGGAAAAAGAAATATGGACCCAAAGATGGAAATCCGTTAAGTTTTGAACATCTACAACAGTTAATTCCTGGCTTGGAACTTGAGGAATTAGAAAAGCTGGTAGATAAAAAGATATTACGTCAGGTTCAACCTAATAAATATGAGTTTGTCAACTCAAAAATTTCCGCAGGAATCAATGGGATTGCTAAAATTATTCTACCTCATGCTGATGCAATTGGCACGTTGACAGCTACCGGAATGAGAGACTATATTGCTACCTGCTCGTTAGAATGTCAAGACCCCAAGGAGTATAAACAGGAGTTTATTGAGAAGATTTATAAGCCAAGAAAGTTTAAACCCATTTCGGCTCGTGATTATGCACGGTTACAGGGGTTTCCTGATGACTTCCAGATGGCGAGACGAGAGGCGATCGCACGGAAACAGTTTGGGAATGCGGTATCGGTTCCGGTTGTCTATCATTTAGGGCGATCGCTCCTAGACGTGCTGTTAAAAAATCAATCTTAG
- a CDS encoding TdeIII family type II restriction endonuclease has protein sequence MTRKNSEQMKAEIQALIREMMDSVLDNVLYKKPFSPDKHRAAKPLYAALVPDEIFKGSHFERKFVTPFGKVWEKLALIAAQHYLGQAEVDYAVNGTIKEGRLNRITEVLNRLEHPRKNKQRVHPNWDDEISYILNGRGKEIPITVRCDLLAQDVKTGKFYGFEIKAPLPNSDQTKVSKEKILKLCSMTPRIISEAYYALPYNPYGRKENYKWSPPKRWFNMKEDAVVLIGDEFWDKLGGEGTYQLFIEAVNELTQDYKPKIYRDYLGIEPPDSDEFFTLPGLS, from the coding sequence ATGACCCGTAAAAATTCTGAACAAATGAAAGCAGAAATCCAAGCCCTAATTCGGGAAATGATGGATAGTGTACTGGACAATGTTCTTTACAAAAAACCATTTTCACCGGATAAACATCGCGCAGCCAAGCCTCTGTACGCAGCATTAGTTCCAGATGAAATTTTTAAAGGATCTCATTTTGAACGTAAGTTCGTCACGCCGTTTGGTAAAGTATGGGAAAAACTTGCTCTGATCGCAGCTCAACATTATCTGGGACAAGCTGAAGTGGATTATGCTGTTAATGGAACTATAAAAGAGGGAAGACTAAATCGAATTACTGAAGTCTTAAACCGGCTCGAACATCCTCGCAAAAATAAGCAACGTGTTCATCCCAACTGGGATGATGAAATTTCTTACATACTAAATGGGCGTGGCAAGGAAATACCTATTACGGTGCGCTGCGATCTTCTGGCACAAGATGTCAAAACTGGTAAGTTTTATGGATTTGAAATCAAAGCTCCATTGCCGAACAGCGATCAAACTAAAGTTAGCAAGGAGAAAATCCTTAAACTCTGTAGTATGACACCCCGCATCATTTCTGAGGCTTATTACGCTTTGCCTTATAATCCTTATGGTCGTAAAGAAAACTATAAATGGTCACCTCCAAAACGCTGGTTTAATATGAAAGAAGATGCTGTTGTCTTAATAGGAGATGAGTTTTGGGATAAGCTAGGAGGAGAAGGAACGTATCAGCTATTTATTGAGGCTGTTAATGAGCTAACTCAAGACTACAAACCAAAGATTTATCGAGACTATCTTGGAATAGAGCCGCCCGATTCTGACGAATTTTTCACTTTACCTGGACTGAGCTGA
- the cas6 gene encoding CRISPR system precrRNA processing endoribonuclease RAMP protein Cas6, translated as MTNTALHRITVDFVSCDRQTLPDLLGRALHAQVMQWLQAGNPELARQVHDANLTPFSLSPLRTRSPRLRSGDRVHLTIGILQGNLLQPLFAGLCAWEQQVCSWANLTFKLERVNAIPGSDPRVQASSYEAIAAQDTLGTDVELRFHSPMSFKQKQGIQMFPLPELVFDGLRRRWNHFAPDAVQIPELDWGGWVAAYDLKSQAWKGQGGVEIGAIGWVRYRFGDPYIQDYASMLARFAEFAGVGRKTAQGFGYTELVLKRGRGSSGQKPRPRLQPK; from the coding sequence ATGACGAATACGGCGTTACATCGAATTACGGTTGATTTTGTATCCTGCGATCGCCAAACGCTTCCAGACCTGTTGGGGCGGGCATTACACGCTCAGGTGATGCAATGGTTGCAGGCGGGGAATCCAGAGTTGGCCCGTCAAGTCCATGATGCGAATTTGACCCCTTTTAGTCTGTCACCGTTACGGACGCGATCGCCTCGGCTGCGATCGGGCGATCGGGTTCATCTAACCATTGGCATTTTACAGGGCAACTTATTACAACCTCTATTTGCAGGACTCTGTGCTTGGGAACAACAGGTCTGTTCTTGGGCCAATTTGACCTTCAAACTTGAGCGGGTGAATGCGATTCCGGGGAGCGATCCTCGGGTTCAGGCCAGCAGTTATGAAGCGATCGCCGCTCAAGATACGTTAGGAACGGATGTGGAACTACGGTTTCACTCTCCCATGAGTTTTAAGCAAAAGCAGGGGATTCAGATGTTCCCGTTACCGGAGTTAGTCTTTGACGGCTTGCGGCGACGTTGGAACCACTTTGCCCCAGACGCGGTGCAAATTCCTGAGTTGGACTGGGGGGGCTGGGTGGCTGCCTATGACCTCAAAAGTCAAGCTTGGAAAGGACAAGGTGGAGTGGAAATTGGGGCGATCGGTTGGGTGCGTTACCGCTTTGGAGATCCCTATATTCAAGACTATGCCAGTATGTTGGCGCGATTTGCTGAGTTTGCTGGGGTTGGACGTAAGACGGCTCAGGGATTTGGCTATACGGAACTGGTGTTGAAACGAGGTCGGGGATCTTCGGGGCAAAAACCTCGGCCCAGATTGCAGCCAAAGTGA
- the cas5d gene encoding type I-D CRISPR-associated protein Cas5/Csc1, translating to MMMLYSCVLTLHDNVFFASREMGLLFETEKFFHNWGLSYALFSGRELPQMYRLTGEAAQRPSYFHPTAENRLEVLSDLDIYVFPAQPLQWSYQINTFKAAQTTYYGKSKQFGDKGADRNYPINYGRAKELAVGSRFRTYILAPETVVIPRWIRLGKWAGKVQVEVEAIPPECQTIDRGDYCCDHPLNPLDLPPETRVRLYDRVVMPPASLLRRSQLSGEYLALRGDAWDLWRQERELPQKLNLPYGSRYGANYHAPTP from the coding sequence ATGATGATGCTATATTCTTGCGTTCTAACCCTCCATGACAATGTATTTTTTGCCTCACGGGAGATGGGGTTACTGTTTGAAACGGAGAAATTTTTTCACAATTGGGGGCTGAGTTATGCGCTTTTTTCCGGGAGAGAACTGCCACAAATGTATCGACTGACCGGAGAGGCGGCTCAGCGACCCAGTTACTTTCATCCAACAGCAGAAAACCGCCTAGAAGTCTTAAGCGACCTGGACATTTATGTGTTTCCGGCTCAACCGTTGCAATGGTCTTATCAAATCAATACCTTTAAGGCGGCCCAGACGACCTATTACGGAAAATCTAAACAATTTGGAGATAAGGGGGCCGATCGCAATTATCCCATTAACTACGGTCGGGCCAAAGAGTTGGCGGTGGGAAGTCGCTTTCGGACCTATATTCTGGCCCCGGAAACGGTGGTAATTCCCCGTTGGATTCGTTTGGGAAAATGGGCCGGCAAAGTGCAGGTTGAGGTGGAGGCAATTCCGCCTGAATGTCAAACGATTGATCGTGGGGACTATTGTTGTGATCACCCCCTGAACCCATTGGATTTGCCCCCGGAAACAAGGGTGCGTCTTTATGACCGGGTGGTGATGCCTCCGGCGAGTCTGTTGCGGCGATCGCAGCTATCGGGGGAGTATCTGGCACTGCGGGGGGACGCCTGGGACCTCTGGCGACAGGAACGGGAACTCCCCCAAAAGCTCAATCTCCCCTATGGTTCTCGCTATGGGGCCAACTACCATGCCCCAACTCCCTAG
- the cas7d gene encoding type I-D CRISPR-associated protein Cas7/Csc2 produces the protein MLDHLKEHFVKEFPRIASGHYIHLFVLRHSQSFPVFQTDGVLNTARTQAGLTKHRDLFNRLVMFKRKQTTPERLTGRELLRALDITSQAKDAENYCAYNGEDSCKQCPDCILYGFAIGDSGAERSKVYSDSAFSLTPYETSHQSMTFNAPSEAGAMSEGGVMRHSINEQDHVIPEITFPVVETLRDVTYEGFIYLVGNLLRTRRYGAQESRTGTMTNHLVGIAFCDGEVFSNLRLTQALYDRLENPEQIPGIDGLKLLAETTVRELLAEEPVRQTRVLFGDDLAEIMKNVKGLYQDDEAIAAILTTLNQQTHQYAQTHGAKAKTTKKKSKK, from the coding sequence ATGTTAGACCATCTCAAAGAACACTTTGTCAAAGAATTTCCTCGCATTGCATCGGGTCACTATATCCACCTCTTTGTTCTCCGTCATAGCCAGTCCTTTCCGGTGTTTCAAACCGACGGTGTTCTCAATACCGCCCGCACCCAAGCCGGACTCACGAAACATCGTGACCTGTTTAATCGTTTGGTGATGTTTAAACGGAAACAGACGACCCCTGAACGACTCACCGGTCGAGAACTGTTACGCGCTCTTGACATTACCAGCCAAGCCAAAGATGCTGAGAATTACTGTGCCTATAATGGCGAAGATTCTTGTAAACAATGTCCAGATTGTATTCTTTACGGATTTGCCATTGGAGATAGTGGTGCGGAACGGTCAAAAGTCTATTCTGATTCAGCCTTTTCTCTGACTCCCTATGAAACCTCTCACCAAAGTATGACGTTCAACGCTCCCTCGGAAGCGGGGGCCATGAGCGAGGGTGGTGTGATGCGTCACTCCATCAATGAACAAGATCATGTGATTCCTGAAATCACCTTTCCAGTGGTCGAAACGTTGCGGGATGTGACCTATGAGGGGTTTATCTATTTGGTAGGAAATCTCTTGCGGACTCGACGTTATGGCGCTCAGGAGTCTCGCACGGGAACAATGACCAATCACCTGGTAGGAATTGCTTTTTGTGATGGGGAAGTCTTCAGTAATTTACGGTTAACTCAAGCACTCTATGACCGGTTGGAGAATCCAGAGCAGATTCCGGGAATTGATGGATTGAAATTATTAGCCGAGACGACAGTCCGGGAGTTGTTGGCTGAGGAACCGGTGCGTCAAACTCGCGTTTTGTTTGGAGATGATTTAGCAGAAATCATGAAAAATGTCAAGGGTTTATATCAAGATGATGAGGCGATCGCCGCAATTCTAACGACCCTCAATCAACAGACTCATCAGTACGCACAAACCCACGGAGCTAAAGCCAAAACCACCAAGAAAAAAAGTAAGAAATAA
- the cas10d gene encoding type I-D CRISPR-associated protein Cas10d/Csc3 has product MTTLLQTLLTATLPAETDPILQAYIAQLVPAMEREFGGISAQGGSRRLHEHQLRQQLNASEAGNPEAIARIQEQAQRYSRRPDQNLCVHCLNGLLIAWNLAETLFPLNESEKRVLCLGQTLHDYNKYCHANGEGAPKAHEIADILNLCSDLGAKLQFQEFWPDWQSALVDVAFLAQNTQFKCATNPYLQEWQDYGDFYLDSRRLSQLRDLSAIGDITVHMKDPADVETASSGKRLQDHLRGLGSPLRFRYHRLRDTIGILTNTIHNTVMTFAREQGWQPVAFFAQGVIYLSPKQAEVPDRESLKTYLWDGIRELLADNMFQGDIGFKRDGKGVKVAPQALELIPPAELIRGLPQVMFAKVQNAKVPATPKRLTKLQQRGDLSEAEWSEIKAYSDLRADRLAEFLLFVQRQFFAAIPEFVPWVIDYWGLAGVLMPDQVEIVLGGVNYGWYRLAAHVLARHSGWDDEDLKAQLQDLAEAIVDWGQRGDRLPPYESPTQQVFDSYLDSYLDLSGWDSYLGNFAQELDRYSQAKTRQGKQPICTLSSGEFPSEDQLDSVVLFKPQQYSNKNALGGRQIKRGISKIWALEMLIRQSRWSASAGSFEDEKPVFLYLFPAYVYAPQTIKALRVFCQDVVQTLNLWKVNDAWIKNCSPEKSGGESGLLRVLYGLNWLPEASEAGRFARSPECRRYDSGDLPFVATLITKVGKKKTLTEAWVVPLFLSLALPRLLGIRVSASSSHVPLYGSDRDFLGAAQIDGAGGFWDLLSASVTESHGCIRIQEIDPLLTRLLIVYSLHLDSRSSPPDPRWQDLKNTVREVISDVLNVFVLADSGLRAKGRDANPAEARRYWFFAQQLAQDNVLMTEKLSVTKELVTRYRRFYRVRLTDSSHAILLPLTKVLGAILAIPPHLERDDIIQQAAGQLKDAIDRQPAYTRPLLLDKSLDYQIRFQQELEAVLEFTTFCVEELFERHYKGDRALLQENRNRIKSGVEFAYRILTLEEKDENQDIDKETS; this is encoded by the coding sequence ATGACAACACTATTACAAACCCTCCTGACCGCCACCTTACCCGCTGAGACTGACCCAATTTTGCAAGCCTACATTGCCCAGCTTGTTCCCGCCATGGAACGGGAATTTGGCGGCATTTCCGCCCAGGGAGGGTCAAGACGGCTCCATGAACACCAACTGCGGCAACAACTCAATGCCTCCGAGGCCGGGAACCCCGAGGCGATCGCCCGCATTCAAGAACAGGCCCAACGCTATAGTCGCCGCCCCGACCAAAACCTCTGCGTCCATTGTCTCAACGGCTTACTCATCGCCTGGAACCTCGCTGAAACCCTCTTCCCGCTCAACGAGTCGGAAAAACGGGTTCTTTGTCTCGGTCAGACCCTCCATGACTACAACAAATACTGTCATGCCAATGGAGAAGGTGCGCCCAAAGCTCATGAAATTGCCGATATTCTCAATCTCTGTAGTGATTTGGGGGCAAAACTCCAGTTCCAGGAGTTCTGGCCCGATTGGCAATCTGCTCTGGTGGATGTGGCCTTTCTTGCCCAAAATACTCAGTTCAAATGTGCAACTAATCCTTATCTGCAGGAGTGGCAAGACTATGGAGACTTCTACCTCGATTCACGACGGTTATCGCAACTGCGAGATCTGTCAGCCATTGGCGATATTACCGTTCACATGAAGGATCCCGCCGATGTGGAAACGGCATCTTCAGGAAAACGGTTGCAAGACCATTTAAGGGGTTTAGGGAGTCCCCTAAGATTTCGCTATCACCGCCTACGGGATACCATCGGCATCCTAACCAACACCATCCATAATACGGTGATGACCTTTGCCCGTGAACAGGGTTGGCAACCGGTGGCATTTTTCGCCCAGGGGGTGATCTATCTCAGCCCCAAACAGGCTGAGGTGCCGGATCGAGAGTCCCTGAAAACCTATCTCTGGGATGGGATTCGGGAACTTCTCGCAGACAATATGTTTCAAGGAGATATTGGTTTTAAACGAGATGGGAAGGGGGTTAAAGTAGCGCCCCAAGCCCTAGAATTGATTCCTCCGGCGGAGTTAATCCGGGGGCTGCCTCAGGTGATGTTCGCGAAGGTGCAAAATGCCAAGGTTCCGGCAACGCCCAAGCGGTTAACGAAACTGCAACAGCGGGGCGATCTCAGTGAGGCGGAGTGGTCAGAGATTAAGGCCTACAGTGATTTACGGGCAGACCGTTTGGCTGAGTTTCTCTTGTTTGTACAGCGACAGTTTTTTGCGGCGATTCCCGAGTTTGTGCCTTGGGTGATTGACTATTGGGGACTGGCTGGGGTGTTAATGCCGGATCAGGTTGAGATTGTGCTGGGGGGAGTCAATTATGGCTGGTATCGCCTAGCAGCCCATGTTTTGGCCCGTCATTCCGGTTGGGATGATGAGGATCTCAAGGCACAGTTGCAGGACTTGGCTGAGGCGATTGTGGACTGGGGACAACGGGGCGATCGCCTCCCTCCCTATGAAAGTCCCACGCAGCAGGTGTTTGACAGTTATTTGGACAGCTATTTGGATCTCTCTGGCTGGGACAGTTATTTGGGTAACTTTGCCCAGGAATTAGACCGCTACAGTCAGGCTAAAACTCGCCAAGGCAAACAGCCCATTTGTACCTTAAGTTCCGGGGAGTTCCCCTCGGAGGATCAGTTGGATTCGGTGGTGCTTTTTAAACCTCAGCAATACAGTAATAAGAATGCTTTAGGAGGGCGACAAATTAAACGGGGAATTTCCAAAATTTGGGCATTAGAAATGTTGATCCGGCAGTCCCGTTGGTCAGCCAGTGCAGGAAGTTTTGAGGATGAAAAGCCGGTTTTTCTCTATCTGTTTCCCGCCTATGTCTATGCCCCACAAACCATTAAGGCACTTCGTGTGTTTTGTCAAGACGTTGTGCAAACTCTTAATCTTTGGAAGGTTAATGACGCTTGGATTAAGAATTGTTCTCCGGAAAAATCGGGGGGAGAATCGGGGCTTTTAAGGGTTCTTTATGGCTTAAATTGGCTTCCTGAGGCGTCTGAAGCGGGACGTTTTGCCCGATCTCCTGAATGCCGTCGTTATGATAGCGGCGATTTACCCTTTGTTGCCACCTTGATCACAAAAGTTGGCAAGAAGAAAACCTTGACAGAAGCTTGGGTGGTTCCTTTATTTCTTTCCTTAGCCTTACCACGATTGTTGGGAATTCGGGTCAGTGCGAGTAGTAGTCATGTGCCACTCTATGGGAGCGATCGCGATTTTCTGGGGGCTGCCCAAATTGACGGGGCTGGGGGATTTTGGGACTTGTTATCTGCCTCAGTTACTGAGTCTCATGGTTGCATTCGTATCCAAGAGATTGACCCCTTGCTAACGCGGCTCTTGATTGTCTATAGCTTGCATTTAGATAGTCGCAGTAGTCCCCCAGATCCTCGTTGGCAAGACTTGAAAAATACCGTTCGGGAGGTGATTAGTGATGTTTTAAATGTGTTTGTTTTAGCGGATTCAGGCTTGCGGGCAAAAGGCCGAGATGCCAACCCCGCAGAAGCACGCCGATATTGGTTTTTTGCTCAACAACTTGCTCAGGACAATGTACTCATGACTGAAAAACTCTCAGTAACAAAAGAGTTGGTGACCCGATATCGCCGCTTTTATCGGGTACGACTGACGGATTCGAGTCATGCGATTCTTTTACCGTTAACGAAGGTGCTAGGGGCAATTTTAGCCATCCCTCCTCACCTAGAACGTGATGATATCATTCAGCAAGCGGCGGGACAACTGAAAGATGCTATTGACCGTCAACCGGCGTACACTCGTCCTCTTTTGTTGGATAAGTCTCTGGATTATCAGATTCGATTTCAGCAGGAGTTGGAAGCGGTTTTGGAGTTTACTACCTTTTGCGTTGAAGAACTCTTTGAACGCCACTATAAAGGCGATCGCGCCCTCTTACAAGAAAACCGCAACCGCATTAAATCCGGGGTTGAATTCGCCTACCGAATTTTGACCTTAGAAGAAAAGGATGAGAACCAAGATATCGACAAGGAAACCTCCTAA
- the cas3 gene encoding type I-D CRISPR-associated helicase Cas3' — MKLALYPLFSQLNPNAQHCPLGCAGQCKVSSYLTPPAGADCPLSTHQVETAAELLFGEADVIFNCSATGDGKTLGASLPSLLDRQFRFMGLYPTIELVEDQTRQQRQYHQDFQLDASERIDRLYGEELSRRVSEEESSRMVELMVAIKTKPILLTNPDIFHLIAHYRYRDPAYGTAELICLLAEFPDVWVFDEFHIFGPHEETAALNIMMLIHQMQTRRKRFLFTSATPRDSFLKQLQQAQLQFRQIQGTYCHQPTVGYRPILQGVDLEVVQTEDVVQWLDANAAQLRQHLREDGGDRPGRGLVVLNAIAKVHQAVSSLCDRLPDIDIVEISGRIDRQERDCIRDRLANERATAPVLVIATSAVDVGVDFQIHLLVFESSNAATTIQRLGRLGRHPGFDQYHAYLLTSAQTPWQLERLQEDLAPELTTATPISRDRFNQALEHSLELPQAFDDYRRRWGPLQAQGLLAQIAEDKFTRKVSEPLRQRMRESFQTLWGDRFPSSRGQWYSLEHSPVGPAIQDELLRFRGGSALQIAVWDDSSPQKRFYTYDLLRLLPVADIELIDREAFFNQARPQGFSTSSFPERFLRGYVRLREWRQERAPLDLSTGSTAGELDCCQLSQLRHLRISQHLDLSRQLSGQAVLCFLIPVNKHNRRSHWTVFLRLKLPPTFGLYRLNDADGNSYACAFDRDALLLEALKPRLADLCRRRPTSLIF, encoded by the coding sequence ATGAAACTCGCTCTATATCCCCTTTTCTCCCAACTCAACCCCAACGCCCAACACTGTCCCCTCGGCTGTGCCGGACAATGCAAAGTTAGTAGCTACTTAACCCCACCCGCCGGGGCTGACTGTCCCCTATCAACCCATCAAGTCGAAACCGCTGCCGAGCTTTTGTTTGGGGAGGCGGATGTGATCTTCAACTGTTCAGCCACAGGAGATGGGAAAACCCTAGGAGCGAGTTTACCCAGTCTCCTCGATCGCCAATTTCGCTTCATGGGACTTTATCCCACCATCGAACTCGTCGAAGACCAAACTCGCCAACAACGGCAATATCACCAAGACTTCCAGCTGGATGCCAGTGAACGGATCGATCGCCTCTACGGAGAAGAACTCAGTCGCCGCGTCAGTGAAGAGGAGTCTAGCCGCATGGTGGAACTCATGGTGGCTATCAAAACTAAACCAATTCTGCTGACGAATCCCGATATTTTCCATCTCATCGCCCATTACCGCTACCGCGACCCGGCCTATGGTACGGCGGAGTTGATTTGTCTTCTGGCGGAGTTTCCTGATGTCTGGGTCTTCGATGAATTTCATATCTTTGGCCCCCATGAGGAGACGGCTGCCCTCAATATCATGATGCTCATTCATCAGATGCAAACACGCCGCAAACGCTTTCTCTTCACCTCCGCCACGCCACGAGACAGCTTCTTAAAACAATTGCAACAGGCCCAATTGCAGTTTAGGCAGATTCAGGGAACCTATTGTCATCAACCCACAGTTGGCTATCGCCCGATTCTACAAGGGGTGGACTTGGAGGTCGTCCAGACCGAGGATGTGGTGCAATGGTTGGACGCGAACGCCGCACAACTACGCCAGCATTTGCGTGAGGATGGGGGCGATCGCCCAGGACGGGGATTAGTGGTGTTGAATGCGATCGCCAAGGTCCATCAGGCTGTATCTAGCCTGTGCGATCGCCTACCGGATATTGACATCGTAGAAATCAGTGGTCGGATTGACCGCCAGGAACGGGACTGCATCCGCGATCGACTGGCCAATGAGAGGGCAACGGCACCGGTTCTCGTCATCGCCACCTCAGCGGTGGATGTGGGGGTGGACTTTCAGATCCATCTCTTAGTCTTTGAAAGCAGCAATGCCGCTACCACCATTCAGCGGCTGGGACGCTTAGGCCGACATCCTGGCTTTGACCAGTATCACGCCTATCTCTTGACCTCAGCTCAAACCCCCTGGCAGTTAGAACGATTGCAAGAGGATTTAGCCCCAGAATTGACCACCGCAACCCCCATCTCCCGCGATCGCTTCAACCAAGCCCTAGAACACAGCTTGGAACTACCCCAAGCCTTTGACGACTATCGACGGCGTTGGGGACCTCTACAAGCCCAGGGACTCTTAGCCCAAATTGCGGAGGACAAGTTTACTCGCAAGGTCAGCGAACCCCTGCGGCAACGGATGAGGGAGAGTTTTCAGACTCTCTGGGGCGATCGCTTCCCCTCTAGCCGAGGTCAGTGGTACAGCTTGGAACATAGCCCCGTCGGACCGGCCATCCAAGACGAACTCCTGCGCTTTCGGGGTGGCTCGGCCCTACAAATTGCCGTCTGGGATGACAGCAGTCCTCAGAAACGGTTTTATACCTATGATCTGCTGCGATTACTGCCCGTGGCGGACATTGAACTCATTGATCGCGAGGCCTTTTTCAACCAGGCCCGTCCCCAGGGATTTAGCACCAGCAGCTTTCCCGAGCGATTCTTACGGGGCTATGTACGGCTGCGAGAATGGCGGCAGGAGAGAGCGCCCCTAGACCTCAGTACCGGGTCCACCGCCGGGGAACTGGACTGTTGCCAACTCAGCCAACTGCGGCACTTGCGTATTTCCCAGCATTTGGACCTCTCCCGCCAACTCAGCGGACAGGCCGTTCTCTGTTTTCTCATTCCCGTGAACAAACACAATCGCCGCAGCCATTGGACCGTGTTTCTCCGTCTCAAACTCCCGCCCACTTTTGGCCTCTATCGCCTCAACGATGCCGATGGCAACAGTTACGCCTGTGCCTTTGACCGCGATGCCCTTCTCCTAGAGGCCTTAAAACCCAGACTAGCGGATTTATGTCGCCGTCGTCCCACGTCTTTAATTTTCTGA
- a CDS encoding DnaJ domain-containing protein — MPQLQLNVNRNLSHRVFRHPDYLPLSAKESFRLKEGGAIAPTIPQGRDLNLMKDNPPILIILQLLPILVVLTAIVNPNLALPLIALLAVLFPVILYKFIQQASRDLGRELYSRNPETTRFENWDEVPIFDQEPSAVNPLFQRIQADLARLRLAYPFDEEQLTQAYRRRARETHPDAGGSEREFIEVREAYERLQEVLDLEIIQEF; from the coding sequence TTGCCTCAACTGCAACTGAACGTCAACCGGAACTTGAGTCATAGGGTGTTCCGTCACCCTGACTATCTACCATTGTCGGCGAAGGAATCCTTTAGACTGAAGGAAGGGGGTGCGATCGCCCCAACAATTCCTCAAGGTCGCGATCTAAACCTGATGAAAGATAACCCACCGATACTTATTATCTTACAACTGTTGCCAATTTTAGTGGTGTTGACGGCGATCGTAAACCCTAACTTGGCGCTCCCCCTGATCGCCCTATTAGCCGTCTTATTCCCGGTTATCCTCTATAAGTTCATCCAACAGGCCTCTCGGGACTTAGGACGAGAACTCTATTCCCGCAATCCTGAAACCACCCGCTTCGAGAACTGGGATGAGGTTCCCATCTTCGACCAGGAGCCGAGTGCCGTCAATCCTCTCTTCCAACGGATTCAAGCGGACTTAGCCCGGTTACGACTGGCCTATCCCTTCGACGAAGAACAGCTCACCCAAGCCTACCGCCGTCGCGCTCGCGAAACCCACCCCGATGCGGGGGGAAGCGAGCGCGAGTTCATTGAAGTCCGGGAAGCCTACGAACGGCTCCAGGAGGTCTTGGACCTAGAAATAATCCAGGAGTTTTAG